The Chlamydia sp. 04-14 DNA segment ATCAAGCAAGAGTCTTCCAGACCCATTGCCTTAATTGCTTGTCTTGTAAAACGGATCTTGTCAGGAACATCAGGAATAAAGCCTTGACCACAAAATCCAGGATGTACGGACATTAACAATACAACATCACAGAAAGGTAAGAATGGAGGAATAAATTCTATAGAAGTTTCTGGAGAAAAAGCTAATCCTGCTTGTATTCCACATTTTTTAATATAGGATAATAATTCTTTAAGATCTTCGGAAGCTTCAAAGTGTACGATAATACGATCGGCTCCAGATTTTACAAAGGCTTCTATAAACTCAAAAGGCGTGTAGATCATAGCGTGGACTTCTAAGAAAATATCCGTAGATCTATTGATTGCTGCAATGACTCCTGGACCAAAAGTTAGATTGGGAACGAAATGCCCATCCATAATATCAATATGAATGAGATCGGCTCCGGATTCTTCTATTCTTTTTGCCTCTGCACCTATGCATGCAAGGTCTCCTCCCATAATTGAGGGAGCAATTAATGTCTTCTGACGTTGTTTCTTATTCACCTATTGCCTATTGCAAACACATCAAAATTTAAAGAAGCCTCTTAAGGTGTAATTAGCAAATCATTTATCTCACCATATCCTTTAAAACAGGATAACCACAAGAAAAACTTCGGAGACATAGATTCTTACATCTTTTGATTAAAATTCCTAGAGATCTTGTTGGATTTAGATGAAAAATATAAGAGGATTTCTTTTATCTGAAATAATCTCTCGAATATTTGAAGGAGTATTCTTACCAAAAAATATCTAAAAAAATCCAATTTTTCGTTAGTGACTTAGTGTTTGTGTTTTCTCTTTGTCTATGATTATCAACGACATAACTTTTGGCAAATATCTTGATTTTATACATTCATATAATTAGTCTTTCCAAATTTAAATTATTAAAAATGGAAATAAACTTATGGCAGCACCAATAGAAACCGCAAATCCTATAATATCAGGAACTTCCTCTACTTTTGAAGATCAAGGTGACACAACAATTATACCTATCCCAACAGAGGGACCCACTCCTTCAACAGCTGCTGTAGCCGCTGCTAGGAAACTTGTTATTCCTGAAGGAAGAGTTTCCGTACTTCAAAAAATCTTCCACTTCATTAAAATTATTTCCGCCGTTGCGCTATTTGCTGTTGGTATTGCAGCTTTAATTTGCTTGCAATTTGGTATCGTAGTGTCGACACCTTCTCTTATTCTTATGATTGCGATTATGCTCGTATCGTTTGTGATCGTCATTATGGCAATCCAAGATAGCACACCATCTCAAGTGGCCCGTCGCATGAAACAGCAAATCCAGCAATTTGGCCAAGAGAACGCACGCTTACATACCGAAGTAGATACTTTACAAGCTACTAACGCTGAACTCACAGAGCAAATTGAGCAACTTAGACAGCTACACACTAGATTGTCAGATTTCGGTGATAGACTTGAAACACATACCGGTGATTTCAGAGATCTTATTGCGGATTTCAAAACTAGCTTAGAAGATTTCAAGTCTGTAGGTGGTAGAGTTGAAGATATGCTCTCTCCATTTGAAAAATTAGCTCAATCTTTACAAGACACTTTCTCTCAAGAAGCTGTTCAACAAATGATTACTACTGTAACTGCATTGAGAACAAGTTTAGATAGTTTCAAAAGCCTTATAGAAGAGAATAAAGTTATTTTAGAACAGCTAAAAACTGATGCTGCGCGAAGAGAAGAACAAATACGGTTCTTAGAGCAACGTAAAATGGAGTTAGAGGCTGCGTGTTCAGCGATAACTTCTTCAATTTCTGATTTACGTGCCTCTACAACTAGCTTACAAGCAGTTGAAAGTCGCATTACCAGCTCTATGGGTCAAGATGGCGAACGTGTAGAGACTTCTACTGCGACCACTACAACGGCATCCCCACAAGAAAGCAGCTCACAAGGCCAAGGTGGAGACCAAACTGACGGTGGAAATCAAGAAGGCGGTCAAGGTAGAACAAGTCAGCGAGGGTTAGGCAGTTCTAATGTAACAAATTATGATGAACAGGGATTCCCTATACAAGACTAAATAACCTCTAATCTTCAGTAAATTTTTTAATAAAAAGGCATAGAGAGTTTCTCTTGCCTTTTTTTTTATCTCTCTATAAATTTCCTCTCTAATGTCTCGTTACCCGTCTAATAAAAAGCATTATTCTTCTAGGAAAACAGAAAGAAAGTCTACCTCTTGGGAGCCCATAGCTGAAGATTATCATAAGATCGTTCAGGGAGAGGGGCATTATTATCATAAAGAAGTCATTCTTCCTAAGTTGCTTCCCCTACTTGATCTAAAATTTGAAGATTCTTTGGTAGATATTGGCTGCGGTCAGGGAATTTTAGAAAGAGCAATTCCTAAGGAATGCG contains these protein-coding regions:
- the rpe gene encoding ribulose-phosphate 3-epimerase; amino-acid sequence: MNKKQRQKTLIAPSIMGGDLACIGAEAKRIEESGADLIHIDIMDGHFVPNLTFGPGVIAAINRSTDIFLEVHAMIYTPFEFIEAFVKSGADRIIVHFEASEDLKELLSYIKKCGIQAGLAFSPETSIEFIPPFLPFCDVVLLMSVHPGFCGQGFIPDVPDKIRFTRQAIKAMGLEDSCLIEVDGGINETSAKECREAGADILVAASYMFEKDTLTMEEKVLLLRGENHGIK